A single genomic interval of Terriglobus albidus harbors:
- a CDS encoding ABC transporter ATP-binding protein, producing the protein MTPVISVRNLTKTYHVGEHQVHALRSISLDVYPGEFVSVIGPSGSGKSTLMHILGCLDQPTSGQYFLDGRDVSRLSDDEISLVRNRQIGFVFQGFNLLTRTSALENVELPLLYGTGNVSAAERRKRAMAALESVGLESRWDHHTNQLSGGQQQRVAIARALLNNPSILLADEPTGNLDSKTSIEVMEIFQSLQRERGITIVLITHELDVAAYGSRIMTFKDGNILSDVANDSRRHASGELENLPVPVEGVL; encoded by the coding sequence ATGACCCCTGTGATTTCCGTTCGTAACCTGACGAAGACCTATCACGTCGGCGAGCATCAGGTCCATGCTTTGCGCTCGATCTCGCTGGATGTCTATCCGGGCGAGTTCGTTTCCGTGATTGGACCTTCCGGTTCCGGTAAGTCGACGCTGATGCATATCCTCGGTTGTCTCGATCAGCCGACCAGCGGGCAATACTTTCTCGATGGCCGAGATGTCTCCCGTCTGAGCGATGACGAGATCTCACTCGTCCGGAATAGGCAGATTGGTTTTGTCTTTCAGGGATTCAATCTGCTTACCCGGACCTCGGCTTTGGAAAACGTAGAGCTCCCGTTGCTGTATGGGACAGGGAATGTCTCCGCGGCAGAACGCCGGAAGCGAGCTATGGCCGCACTGGAATCTGTGGGGCTGGAATCGCGTTGGGACCACCATACTAATCAGCTTTCAGGCGGGCAGCAGCAGCGTGTCGCTATTGCGCGCGCGCTCCTCAATAATCCATCTATCCTGCTGGCCGATGAGCCCACCGGCAACCTCGACAGTAAAACATCGATCGAAGTGATGGAGATCTTCCAGTCGCTGCAGCGTGAGCGGGGCATCACCATCGTGCTTATCACTCACGAACTGGACGTAGCCGCCTACGGCTCTCGCATCATGACCTTTAAAGATGGCAACATTCTTTCAGACGTAGCGAATGACAGCCGGCGCCACGCCAGCGGAGAACTGGAGAACCTTCCGGTCCCTGTAGAAGGAGTGCTGTAG
- a CDS encoding ABC transporter permease has translation MVFPNALVIAWKALRRNRMQTALTMLGMTIGVATVLTMIALGSGAQKAIQDQVKAAGMNMLLVTAGNYQAQRERPPDDAIEMGRLHNPETGMKPHLQFAMFHPEDDPFAVHDHPTSRQRLGDSEAGLGAAATLTLDDAEAVRKIKGVQYAVEGVHENVHVSSGDTRWFTRVHGDGSALPEIRRSWKFTHGGFFSARQQRNKEQVVVLGSIVAEKLFGDKSPVGETVTLWKQPFKVVGVVTSANWMVTPEAGDDQFDAVYIPVTTMQSLLNLSKLNDITVTTESTGDVTRVAKTITTVLRSRHGIDTSHPDDFTVTSQASKALLKGGLRPDVAQAVTGNVGGLEKVTLDQLGKTLDKSSKTMTALLASIATVSLIVGGIGIMNIMMLSVTERTREIGIRRAVGAREKEVLMQFIYESVTLSVVGGLLGILIGVVAAISISHVVQWSTSISPLSIVLSFGISAAVGIFFGYYPAREASRVAPLTSLRFE, from the coding sequence GTGGTTTTCCCCAACGCGCTCGTGATTGCGTGGAAGGCGCTGCGCCGCAACCGGATGCAGACTGCCTTGACTATGTTGGGCATGACCATCGGTGTGGCCACTGTGCTGACGATGATCGCCCTTGGCAGCGGAGCACAAAAGGCAATTCAGGATCAGGTCAAGGCAGCCGGTATGAATATGCTGCTGGTCACCGCAGGGAACTACCAGGCCCAGCGGGAGCGGCCGCCGGATGATGCAATCGAGATGGGGCGTCTCCACAATCCAGAGACCGGAATGAAGCCACATCTTCAGTTTGCGATGTTCCATCCGGAAGACGATCCGTTTGCAGTGCACGACCATCCGACCTCGCGCCAGCGTCTTGGTGACTCCGAGGCAGGCCTGGGAGCGGCAGCAACGCTGACGCTCGATGACGCGGAAGCTGTCCGCAAGATCAAAGGCGTACAGTACGCGGTCGAGGGCGTCCACGAAAACGTGCATGTCTCCAGCGGCGATACGCGCTGGTTTACTCGCGTGCATGGCGATGGCAGTGCGCTACCGGAGATCCGCAGGTCCTGGAAGTTCACACATGGCGGATTCTTCAGCGCAAGGCAGCAGCGGAATAAGGAACAGGTGGTCGTTCTGGGGAGCATCGTCGCGGAGAAGCTCTTTGGAGATAAAAGTCCTGTCGGCGAAACAGTTACCTTGTGGAAGCAGCCGTTCAAGGTCGTAGGCGTGGTCACCAGCGCGAACTGGATGGTGACTCCTGAAGCTGGGGATGACCAGTTTGATGCGGTCTATATCCCGGTAACGACCATGCAAAGTCTGCTGAATCTCTCCAAGCTCAATGACATTACGGTGACGACCGAATCCACTGGAGATGTGACGCGCGTCGCCAAGACGATTACAACCGTATTGCGCTCGCGTCACGGCATCGATACCAGTCATCCCGACGACTTCACGGTGACCAGCCAGGCAAGTAAAGCTCTCCTCAAAGGCGGCCTTCGTCCGGACGTGGCGCAGGCTGTCACCGGAAATGTCGGTGGTCTGGAAAAGGTTACGCTTGATCAGCTTGGAAAAACGCTCGACAAGTCCAGTAAGACGATGACCGCCTTGCTGGCCAGCATCGCGACGGTGTCGTTGATTGTTGGCGGCATCGGCATCATGAACATCATGATGCTCTCGGTCACGGAGCGCACCCGCGAGATAGGCATTCGCCGTGCGGTCGGTGCACGTGAGAAGGAAGTATTGATGCAGTTTATCTATGAGTCAGTCACGCTCAGCGTCGTTGGTGGCCTGCTGGGCATTTTGATAGGAGTCGTTGCTGCCATCTCGATCTCGCACGTTGTGCAATGGTCAACCAGCATCTCACCGCTTTCGATTGTGCTGTCGTTCGGCATCTCCGCGGCTGTCGGCATCTTCTTCGGCTACTATCCCGCTCGGGAAGCATCGCGTGTCGCACCTTTGACGTCGTTGAGGTTTGAGTAA
- a CDS encoding ABC transporter permease produces MVIRKSFKIAVKALKTNKLRTGLAMLGMTIGVAAVLTMFALGTGAQQSVSKDVKSAGTTLINVRAGNFTRGGEESKIASGLGSATTLIADDAEAIRSQVQGVGYVSPLTRMRGWVAYGSDKTYTQVYGVGVDYAEMYDWNFEKGKFFKKGAVDDAENVVVIGATLRDNLFADANPIGEEIEIHGEKFKVKGVFSTSDEEQSQMAIIPYTKLQKMLGINYLSNIMVSAEEAGKASDVAKDIVPLLRSRHRLESAPKSSTSAGLGLGGLQGAAMSGTPDDFTVKTQASEALTKGLNTSVAAFILANMPQMDQVNMQEMSGTLNRAGQTMTALLAAIATISLIVGGIGIMNIMLVSVTERTREIGIRRAVGARSYDVLMQFLVEAITLGLAGGILGIILGFLASFTITRTLQWDATVSSTAVALAFGIAAATGVFFGFYPARRASKLNPIDALRFE; encoded by the coding sequence ATGGTAATCAGGAAAAGCTTCAAGATTGCGGTCAAGGCTCTCAAGACCAATAAGCTGCGTACCGGCCTTGCCATGTTGGGGATGACGATCGGTGTCGCCGCTGTGCTGACCATGTTCGCTCTTGGTACCGGAGCGCAGCAGTCTGTCTCCAAGGATGTAAAGTCCGCCGGCACGACCCTCATCAACGTACGTGCGGGCAACTTTACGCGCGGTGGAGAAGAGTCCAAAATCGCATCCGGCCTTGGTTCAGCGACAACGCTGATCGCTGACGACGCAGAGGCTATCCGCTCGCAGGTGCAGGGCGTCGGTTATGTCTCTCCCTTGACACGTATGCGAGGGTGGGTTGCCTACGGCAGCGACAAGACCTATACCCAGGTCTATGGCGTCGGCGTGGACTACGCCGAGATGTATGACTGGAACTTTGAAAAAGGGAAGTTCTTCAAGAAGGGCGCCGTGGATGATGCCGAGAATGTAGTTGTCATCGGCGCCACCTTGCGGGATAACCTCTTTGCCGATGCCAATCCCATTGGGGAAGAGATCGAGATCCACGGTGAAAAGTTCAAGGTGAAGGGAGTCTTCTCCACCAGCGACGAAGAGCAGTCGCAGATGGCCATCATTCCCTATACCAAGCTACAGAAGATGCTTGGCATCAACTATCTATCGAACATCATGGTGTCGGCGGAAGAGGCTGGCAAGGCTTCCGATGTCGCCAAAGATATCGTTCCCTTGCTGCGTTCGCGTCACAGGCTGGAATCGGCTCCCAAATCCTCAACCTCTGCCGGTCTGGGTCTGGGTGGGCTACAAGGCGCTGCGATGAGCGGAACGCCAGATGACTTCACCGTCAAGACACAGGCCTCGGAAGCCCTGACCAAGGGGCTGAATACCTCGGTCGCGGCCTTCATCCTCGCCAATATGCCGCAGATGGACCAGGTGAACATGCAGGAGATGTCCGGCACCCTGAACCGTGCCGGGCAGACAATGACAGCTCTGCTGGCGGCGATCGCTACCATCTCACTGATTGTCGGCGGCATCGGCATCATGAACATCATGCTCGTCTCGGTCACGGAACGGACACGCGAGATCGGGATTCGCCGCGCTGTCGGGGCGCGCTCCTACGACGTGCTGATGCAATTCCTCGTCGAAGCCATTACCCTTGGCCTGGCGGGGGGCATCCTTGGAATCATTCTTGGATTTCTTGCCTCGTTCACCATCACGCGAACGCTGCAGTGGGATGCCACGGTATCCTCAACTGCCGTTGCCCTGGCATTTGGCATCGCTGCAGCCACTGGCGTCTTCTTCGGCTTTTATCCGGCTCGCCGCGCCTCGAAACTGAATCCGATTGATGCCCTGCGCTTCGAGTAA
- a CDS encoding ABC transporter permease, translated as MTDLSSLRKSTAIAWRSLQRNKLQTILTMVGMTIGVATVLTMIALGSGAQAAIQDQVRAAGMNVIVVSAGNYKMQQQWTSQGEAEEPAAYVPGRYRARFRTMTWQPSSPAMLMRVYQPGTNPQQDIAHGGENAAGLGASDKLSLSDADAIADLSGVQFVSPGVTENVVVKAGDATWYTHIHGEGKDLPSIRRAWIFPKGRFFSKSEIANAANAIVVGSMVAEKLFGSVNPVGKDVTIRGGSFRVVGVVDSGSWMVPAAVGDDQFDAVYMPVTTGQNLLGKRRLDSITVSTVSTGDVTRVTKNIATLLRQRHRLAHEDPDDFIVSSQARKSLARGGMRTDIARAITGNVTNLDKVTLEQLGKTLDRASRTMTALLASIASVSLIVGGIGIMNIMLLSVTERTKEIGIRRAVGARSNEVMLQFLMEAVTLSLTGGALGILFGVLASGSITRVVAWSTSISPLAILVSFGVSAAVGILFGYYPAREASRVTPMTSLRYE; from the coding sequence ATGACAGACCTCTCCTCGCTCCGCAAGAGCACGGCCATTGCCTGGCGATCGCTGCAGCGCAATAAGCTGCAGACGATTCTTACGATGGTCGGCATGACGATCGGCGTAGCCACGGTGCTGACCATGATTGCCCTGGGCAGCGGAGCACAGGCTGCAATTCAGGATCAGGTTCGCGCCGCTGGCATGAACGTGATCGTCGTTAGCGCCGGAAACTACAAGATGCAGCAGCAGTGGACGAGCCAGGGCGAGGCTGAGGAACCGGCCGCCTACGTTCCAGGCCGTTATCGTGCCCGATTTCGCACGATGACGTGGCAGCCATCGTCTCCTGCCATGCTGATGAGGGTCTACCAGCCGGGGACGAATCCGCAACAGGATATCGCTCATGGTGGCGAGAACGCCGCAGGGCTCGGAGCTTCTGACAAGCTCAGCCTTTCCGATGCGGATGCAATCGCCGATCTGAGTGGTGTTCAGTTCGTTTCGCCTGGAGTTACAGAGAACGTAGTCGTCAAAGCCGGTGATGCTACCTGGTACACACACATCCATGGAGAAGGGAAGGATTTGCCTTCGATCCGGAGAGCATGGATCTTTCCGAAGGGACGGTTCTTCTCAAAGAGTGAGATCGCAAATGCTGCGAACGCTATCGTAGTTGGAAGTATGGTGGCGGAGAAGCTCTTCGGGAGCGTGAATCCAGTAGGTAAGGATGTCACGATCCGGGGCGGAAGTTTTCGTGTTGTCGGAGTCGTAGATAGCGGTAGCTGGATGGTGCCGGCAGCGGTCGGTGACGATCAGTTCGATGCCGTCTATATGCCGGTAACGACAGGGCAGAACCTGCTTGGTAAGCGGAGGCTCGACTCAATCACGGTATCCACGGTCTCTACCGGCGACGTCACACGGGTAACGAAAAACATTGCCACCCTCCTTCGGCAGCGTCATAGATTGGCGCACGAAGATCCGGATGACTTCATTGTCTCCAGCCAGGCTCGCAAATCGCTGGCGCGTGGAGGCATGCGAACCGATATCGCGCGTGCCATCACAGGAAATGTCACCAATCTCGACAAGGTGACGCTGGAACAGTTGGGGAAGACCCTCGATCGGGCCAGCCGTACCATGACGGCGCTGCTGGCAAGTATCGCTTCGGTTTCGTTGATCGTCGGCGGTATCGGCATCATGAACATCATGCTGCTCTCCGTGACCGAGCGCACCAAGGAGATCGGCATCCGGCGAGCAGTGGGCGCACGGTCGAATGAGGTAATGCTGCAGTTCCTGATGGAAGCGGTGACACTGAGTCTTACAGGAGGAGCACTCGGCATTCTGTTTGGAGTGCTGGCCTCTGGCTCCATTACCAGGGTGGTTGCGTGGTCGACCAGTATCTCCCCGCTCGCGATTCTGGTTTCGTTCGGCGTCTCCGCAGCCGTGGGTATCCTGTTCGGATACTACCCCGCGCGAGAAGCCTCACGCGTGACACCAATGACATCGCTTCGTTACGAGTAA
- a CDS encoding amidohydrolase, which produces MKFKLSSPAILTFLAAGISPGQNSLTPEKTALAQHVDKKAKLAQVMVDTVFSYGELGFQEFETSKYLTEILEKNGFKVERGIAGIPTAWMASWGSGKPVIALGSDIDCIPQASQKPGVAWHEPLIPGAPGHGEGHNSGVPLNILAALAVKEQMEKNHLSGTIKIWPGVAEELLGAKAYYVRDGYFKDVDAVLFAHVGTNLGARWGEGGQTGLISLQYNFHGESAHAAAAPWRGKSALDAVELMDAGWNFHREHLRPQQRSHYVITNGGDQPNVVPQSAAVWYYFRELDYDHIKGLWSDGDRMAQGAALMTQTTWDETILGSAWPGHYNKPMAEDLNANATQIGLPVWSADDQALAKALQHEIGAQESGLDTELRTPRPPSPTASSESGPSDDIGDISWNVPTIVLSYPANIPGLPGHNWANAIAMATPIAHKGVVAGAKVQAMTLYDLMTKPELIAAAKDYFINVQTKTVKYKSLVRPEDKPATFMNKATMEKYRAEMQKYYYDASKYPTYLDQLGVKYPTLTKPAK; this is translated from the coding sequence GTGAAGTTCAAACTTAGCAGTCCGGCAATTCTTACCTTTCTGGCCGCGGGCATCAGCCCCGGCCAGAACTCTTTAACCCCGGAGAAGACAGCCCTTGCTCAACATGTCGATAAGAAGGCGAAGTTGGCGCAGGTGATGGTCGATACCGTCTTCTCCTATGGCGAGCTTGGGTTTCAGGAGTTCGAGACATCGAAGTACTTGACCGAGATCCTTGAGAAGAATGGATTCAAAGTCGAACGCGGCATCGCCGGTATTCCAACGGCGTGGATGGCAAGCTGGGGTTCCGGTAAGCCGGTGATCGCTCTCGGTTCCGATATTGACTGCATCCCACAGGCATCACAGAAGCCCGGCGTTGCCTGGCATGAACCACTGATTCCGGGAGCTCCAGGACACGGTGAGGGCCATAACTCCGGCGTTCCGCTCAACATCCTCGCGGCGCTTGCGGTTAAGGAACAGATGGAGAAGAACCACCTCTCCGGCACCATCAAAATCTGGCCGGGGGTTGCGGAAGAGCTTCTCGGCGCAAAAGCCTATTACGTCCGTGACGGCTACTTTAAGGATGTTGACGCTGTTCTCTTTGCTCACGTCGGCACCAACCTGGGTGCTCGCTGGGGTGAGGGCGGACAGACCGGACTGATCTCACTTCAGTACAACTTCCATGGAGAGTCAGCCCATGCGGCGGCCGCTCCATGGCGGGGCAAGTCTGCCCTTGATGCTGTTGAGCTTATGGATGCTGGCTGGAACTTCCACCGTGAGCATCTCCGCCCTCAGCAGCGCTCGCACTACGTCATCACCAATGGCGGCGACCAGCCTAATGTCGTTCCGCAGTCGGCCGCTGTCTGGTATTACTTCCGCGAGCTCGACTATGACCACATCAAGGGCCTTTGGTCAGATGGCGACCGCATGGCCCAGGGCGCAGCCCTGATGACGCAGACCACATGGGACGAAACCATCCTCGGCTCCGCATGGCCAGGACACTACAACAAACCGATGGCCGAGGATCTGAATGCCAATGCGACACAGATCGGGTTACCGGTATGGTCTGCCGATGACCAGGCACTGGCGAAAGCGCTACAGCACGAAATCGGAGCTCAGGAGAGCGGTCTGGACACCGAGCTACGTACACCGCGCCCACCGTCGCCCACGGCGAGTTCAGAAAGCGGCCCGTCCGACGATATCGGTGATATCTCATGGAACGTGCCGACCATCGTTCTCTCGTATCCAGCCAATATTCCCGGCCTTCCCGGACATAACTGGGCTAACGCCATCGCTATGGCAACGCCTATCGCACACAAAGGCGTCGTTGCCGGCGCCAAAGTGCAGGCGATGACTCTCTATGACCTGATGACCAAACCTGAGCTTATAGCTGCGGCAAAAGACTACTTCATCAACGTCCAGACCAAAACGGTAAAGTACAAGTCTCTTGTTCGGCCGGAGGACAAGCCCGCAACTTTTATGAACAAGGCCACGATGGAGAAGTATCGGGCAGAGATGCAGAAGTACTACTACGATGCGTCGAAGTATCCCACTTACCTCGATCAACTTGGCGTCAAGTACCCGACTCTGACCAAACCAGCAAAGTGA
- a CDS encoding TonB-dependent receptor — MSSLGRRRYPSISISLSLLLLFAVTFLQSASAQTVNATLTGHVEDSQGATISGATVTVKNTGTGAVRTTITDPNGLYTVTNLQPGSYEVTTTMNGFSTKTLTGLTLNVGDTPELPISLTVGGVNDTVNVEAAEPLLQTQSSSNGTLVDNKQVVELPLANRQFYSLALLSPAAYQPAQNSTLGFRGGINIAGASEISNQFTFNGIFNNDMGVAQPSYRPSVETIQEFRLLTGVYPAEYGRMAGGQVVVISKSGTNAFHGSAYEFIRNEITDAKPYFTQAGAKKPSYKQNTFGGTIGGPIWKDHTFFFFGYEGQRIRQAVTAVATVPTADMLNGVFNVGKTLYNPRTGTALAANCGTGCYNLTTLLSGTQRGQWGSTGAAAGQAIAKLGFPTPSLATALGSYPTNNYNFQETRSENMDEYTIRVDHKLTEKDGLSGSFNIFKDPAFEPSNSLCSSYVVPKFGCYTNQISTLINLTYTRILTPSLLNEFRAGYQRLQQPRIQEDNTAIGSSYSGLPGGPYFTQAGYANNSGLPNTAISGFATIGGATNLPQNRWDSHYQIVDAISWTHGKHTVKAGIDLLLARSINLLTSSGRGAFSVNDANIVSANGGSHLGSVGDSMADLLLGLSYTSTIGTTAPVVYLNFFGNHVFVQDDYRITPKLTLNVGLRWEMDTPVYTPNGTVSRFDIASQTFTDSRNGAFKHLYNYDWNNWAPRLGFSWQPFSGDKTVVKGAFGAFYNTPLLYNQFLNFGTQYPYRIIGTSTSTSSTASSINTISLDAPFAGAATSCATGTQTSCSPSLSPLSVNANYRTPYINEWSFGLQQSFAKSMVFETTYFGSKGTKLPLSINLNQINVNNLAQGATTTQTMRPFANFSTVSSQDTRSNSEFHSWQNSLKQSYANGVTFILSYTWGKSIDGGGGIGSGSTSSGAPQNIYNLRAERAVSDFNVAHRLVFSPVAQLPFGKGKKWLNSGVSGAIAGGWQVSGIFQFQTGRPFTITNSSTNNSRSFGNADRPNIVAGQDPNAGPKTVAQWFNTAAFSLAPTTRFGNAGRNIVVGPKFTQLDLTLSREFPILEHLRGQFRAESFNLLNHPNFFNPLTTGLQFGATGFGALTQAYTPRDLQFSLRILY; from the coding sequence GACGGGGCTTACGCTGAACGTCGGCGATACCCCGGAACTCCCCATCTCTCTCACGGTCGGCGGCGTCAATGACACCGTCAACGTAGAGGCCGCGGAACCGCTGCTGCAGACGCAAAGCTCCTCAAACGGAACCCTCGTCGATAACAAACAGGTCGTAGAGCTGCCCCTGGCGAACCGCCAGTTCTATTCGCTAGCACTGCTCTCGCCCGCTGCCTATCAGCCCGCACAGAATTCGACGCTCGGCTTCCGCGGTGGTATCAACATCGCCGGCGCCTCTGAGATCTCGAATCAGTTCACCTTCAACGGAATCTTCAACAATGACATGGGCGTAGCGCAGCCCTCCTACCGTCCATCCGTAGAAACCATTCAGGAGTTCCGCCTGCTTACTGGTGTGTATCCGGCGGAGTACGGCCGCATGGCCGGTGGACAGGTCGTCGTCATCTCCAAGTCCGGCACCAATGCCTTCCACGGATCGGCATATGAGTTCATCCGGAATGAGATCACCGACGCGAAGCCCTACTTTACCCAGGCTGGCGCGAAGAAACCGTCGTACAAGCAGAACACCTTTGGCGGAACCATTGGCGGTCCCATCTGGAAGGATCACACCTTTTTCTTCTTTGGTTATGAAGGCCAGCGTATCCGCCAGGCGGTGACTGCCGTCGCTACGGTACCGACCGCGGACATGTTGAACGGTGTATTCAACGTCGGCAAGACTCTGTATAACCCGCGTACCGGCACAGCTCTCGCCGCAAATTGCGGTACCGGCTGCTATAACCTGACGACATTGCTCTCGGGCACGCAGCGCGGTCAGTGGGGCTCCACAGGAGCCGCAGCAGGCCAGGCGATCGCAAAGCTGGGCTTTCCCACGCCGTCCCTCGCAACTGCGCTAGGAAGCTATCCGACCAACAACTACAACTTCCAGGAGACCCGCTCCGAAAACATGGATGAGTACACCATCCGTGTGGATCACAAGCTGACGGAAAAGGACGGACTGAGCGGCAGCTTCAATATCTTCAAGGATCCAGCCTTCGAGCCATCCAACTCGCTCTGCTCTTCTTACGTCGTACCGAAGTTCGGCTGCTACACCAACCAGATCTCAACGCTGATCAACCTGACCTACACTCGCATACTCACACCGAGCCTGTTGAATGAGTTCCGCGCAGGCTATCAACGTTTGCAGCAGCCTCGTATTCAGGAAGACAACACCGCGATTGGGTCATCGTATTCGGGACTTCCGGGAGGACCGTACTTCACTCAGGCTGGTTATGCGAACAATAGCGGCCTTCCGAATACCGCCATCTCCGGTTTCGCCACCATCGGCGGCGCCACCAACCTGCCCCAAAACCGCTGGGACAGTCACTACCAGATCGTAGACGCCATCAGCTGGACCCATGGCAAGCATACGGTCAAGGCAGGTATCGATCTGTTGCTGGCCCGCTCCATCAACCTCCTCACTTCGTCCGGTCGTGGTGCATTCTCTGTCAATGATGCGAATATCGTATCGGCGAACGGCGGAAGCCACCTTGGTTCCGTGGGAGACTCCATGGCGGATCTTCTTCTCGGTCTGAGCTACACGTCTACCATCGGTACGACTGCACCTGTGGTCTACCTGAACTTCTTTGGGAACCATGTCTTCGTGCAGGACGACTACCGCATTACTCCGAAACTCACCCTCAATGTCGGTTTGCGCTGGGAGATGGATACTCCGGTCTATACGCCGAATGGCACAGTCTCGCGTTTCGACATCGCCAGTCAAACCTTTACGGACTCACGTAACGGCGCCTTCAAGCATCTCTATAACTACGACTGGAACAACTGGGCACCGCGACTCGGTTTTTCGTGGCAGCCGTTTTCTGGCGACAAGACCGTCGTCAAGGGAGCGTTTGGGGCTTTTTACAACACCCCGCTTCTCTACAACCAGTTCCTGAACTTTGGTACTCAGTATCCTTATCGCATCATCGGAACCTCGACCTCGACGTCAAGCACCGCCAGCTCGATTAATACGATTTCGCTGGACGCTCCGTTCGCAGGAGCCGCTACCTCCTGCGCCACCGGTACGCAGACATCCTGCTCCCCATCACTCTCGCCGCTCTCAGTAAACGCGAACTATCGGACACCGTATATCAACGAATGGAGCTTTGGTCTCCAGCAGTCATTTGCCAAGAGCATGGTCTTTGAAACCACTTACTTCGGCTCAAAGGGCACCAAGCTTCCTCTCAGCATCAACCTCAACCAGATCAACGTAAACAATCTGGCACAAGGCGCGACCACGACGCAGACGATGCGTCCTTTCGCGAACTTCTCAACGGTCTCAAGCCAGGACACGCGTTCCAACTCTGAATTCCACTCATGGCAGAACAGTCTGAAACAGTCCTATGCGAACGGCGTGACGTTCATCCTGTCATACACATGGGGTAAGTCTATCGATGGCGGCGGTGGCATCGGTTCCGGATCCACCTCTTCCGGTGCACCGCAGAACATCTACAACCTGAGGGCCGAGCGCGCAGTATCCGACTTCAATGTAGCTCACCGCCTTGTCTTCAGTCCGGTTGCTCAGCTCCCGTTCGGCAAGGGTAAGAAGTGGCTCAACTCCGGCGTAAGCGGCGCGATTGCTGGTGGATGGCAGGTGTCTGGTATCTTCCAGTTCCAGACAGGACGTCCGTTCACCATCACCAACAGCTCCACCAACAACAGCCGCTCTTTCGGGAACGCTGATCGTCCCAATATTGTGGCAGGACAGGACCCGAACGCAGGTCCGAAGACTGTCGCGCAGTGGTTCAACACCGCAGCATTCTCCCTTGCGCCGACAACCCGCTTTGGAAATGCCGGCCGTAATATTGTCGTAGGCCCGAAGTTCACCCAATTAGATCTGACTCTCTCCCGAGAGTTCCCGATCCTTGAGCATCTAAGAGGACAGTTCCGTGCCGAGTCCTTTAATCTGTTGAATCATCCCAACTTCTTCAACCCGCTGACAACTGGCTTGCAGTTTGGCGCAACCGGATTCGGCGCCCTTACTCAGGCATATACACCACGCGATCTGCAGTTCAGCCTGCGTATCCTGTACTAG